AGAATACACACATTTTACAAACAAGTGGCGGTGTGGTAGAATCTCATTCCCCTTTAAAAAATTAGGCACTTGTCCTCTGATCAGCCACGTAGCGCCACGTCTCGGCGCTTGCGCATTGGCTAAATGTCACTCAAGTTCCGGGGTCGGTCCAGGAGGTTGTGTACAGTGTAAAAATCAACATTTAGACGCGTTTACATTATTACACAAGACCCATCACGGCAGAAAAAAATTCAAAGTttctttaagactgttggaattGCGAACAAATCCCCAAGAGGACGTCGATGACAATGAATTTCTTCAGGGGAGTGATGGGTGGACAACCCGCTGGGCCACAGCCGACTGGAGCAGAGACGGTGAGAAACGAAACTCGTCTAGCATGTTAGGCTAACAAGTTAGCTAATGTCACACAACCTGGTGGACCGAATCTTAGGACAAGTGTGTGTAGTTAATAGTTGCTCGACAGGCAAATTAGTTCACTTTCACGTTTTCTAGGCTGAAAGACCGGTGTAGGCCTTGTAACAGTGCACTCAACCAGCCTCACGAGCACAGACATAATGTGTCAATCAATACAGTGATTGACACAAACATTTCtgcagagctagctagctaagctggTTAGCCCAATTGGCACAGGACAACAATTGAACGTGTGTAGCCTGCTCATATTCTTGAGCTATCAGCGTTTTTTGGGAAGAAAAAACTTGACATGACCTGCTGCCACTAAATGAGCAGATGTCTTCGTATGTGATAGTTTACATGCTTTGCATTCATCCAACTGTTTACTGTCATCTGGGAGAGACTATATGGCTACTTGGATTGCAGTTCACAAACCAAAAACACAGCCAAATTCCACGTGAATCCATTGGTTGTGAATGGATCTCTGCTGACATTCCTTTCGTGATGACAACATGGGAGGGGCTGCGTGACCTTGATATATTTAAGTCCCTTCACCCGTGCCAAACAAGAGAATGTGTGTGACATATCTCAGGCTGCTATCAAAAGAAGGCATTTCAATCTGAATGTTACATATCAattagtaatatatatatatgtatatatatatagctctgtcatcaatcaatcaaatgtatttataaagcactttttACATAAGCAGATTTCACTAAGTGCttatacagatacccagcctaaaaccccaaagagcaagcaatgcagatgtagaagcatggtggctaggaaaaactcccttgaaaggcaggaacctaggtaGAAACCTTGAggtaccaggctctgaggggtggccagtcctcttctcgcTGTGGCGGGGGGAGATTATAAGAGCACATGGCCATAagaccagattgttcttcaagatgttcatagatgaccagcagggtccaataataatcacagtggttgtagagtgtCCAACAGGTCAACACCTCATGAGTAAATGCCAGTTGGCTTTTCAAAGCCGAGCATtgaggttgagacagcaggtgcagtagagaaggagggagggagacatgccAACAGTgcatgagacagcctatagggaggaggtcaaagacccgcagtgtggtgccaggaccacaacctctccctcaacgtcaggaagacaaaggagctgatcgtggactacaggaaacggagggccgagcacgcccccattcacatcaacagggctgaggtggagtgggtcgagagcttcaagttcgtcGGTGTTCACATCagtaaggatctatcatggtccaaacacaccaacagtcATGATGGAACAACAATGCCTCTTCGCCCTCAGGAAGCTgataagatttggcatgggccctcatgCTCAAAGtttcaccattgagagcatcttgactggctacctcaccgcttggtatggcaactgcttggcatctgaccgcaaggcgctacagagggtagtgtgtacagcccagtaaatcactggggccgagctccctgccatccaggacctttataccaggcggtgtcacaggaaggccctaaaaattgtccgaCTCCACTTCAGCCACCTAagtcaagtcatagactgttctaccgcacggcaagcggtaccgatttaccaagtctggaaccagcaGGACCCTGACCAGCTTCTACcttcaagccataagacttctaaatAGTTAACCCAATAACTACccgaactatctgcattgaccctttttgcactaacttttttgactcatcacacacATTGCTATCCTattacctagtcactttattcctaggtatatgtacatatctaccttaattacctcgtacccatgcacatcaactcggtactggtaccccgtgtatagagCCAAGTTATCGCTACTCATTgcgtatttattattacttgttCTTGCTTTTctattattttctttctctctacattgttgggaagggcccgtaagtaagcacttcactgttagtctacacctgttgtttacgaagcatgtgacaaataacatttgatttggctGAACTTAGATTGAACACATTGTCCTGAATCTGCAGTGGATGTAAGTCTATGTATCAGTACATGGTTGCAGGGgatggtaggtagcctagtggttaagagcgttgggccagtaagcaAAAGGTTGCCGTTTTTTTGCCGGCGAAGCGGAAAAATCTGCCTTTCTGACCTtaagcaaggcagttaactcccAACAACTGCTACTCTGCTGCCGATGGCGTGGATGTCGACTATgccagccccccgcacctctctgattctgaGTAGTTGGGTTAAATGAATGGATTCacttgtgcaactgactaggtatcccctatCAAAttatattagtcacatgtgccgaatacaaccggtgtagaccttacagtgaaatgcttacttatgagcccctaaccaacaatgcagttgttggttaggggctcataaaaTTAGGGGCTCATAAAATCAGGATTAGAATAAGAGattaaagtaacaagtaattaaagagcagcagtaaaataacaatagcgagactatatacagggggctaccgatacagagtcaatctgTGGGGGCAacggttatttgaggtagtatgtacatgtaggtagagttattaaagtgactatgcatagatgatagaagagagtagcagtggtgtgaagagggagggggggggcaatgcaaatagtctgggtagccttttgactagatgttcaggagtcttatggcttgggggtaaaagctgtttagaagcctcttggaccttgacttggcgctccggtaccgcttgccgcgcggtagcagagagaacagtctgacaagggtggctggagtctttgacaatctttagggccttcctctgacaccgcatggtataggtcctggagggcaggaagcttggccccagtgatgtactgggccattcgcactaccttctgtagtgccttgcggtcagaggctgagcagttgccataccaggcggtgatccaaccagtcaggatgctctccatggtgcagctgtagatcctTTCCCTTAACATGTTGTATTAACCATGAATTATTTTGATTGAACCACAGATCCATAAGCTGTGTGACCGCGTGGCCTCCTCCACACTCCTGGAGGACCGCAGGGATGCTGTCCGAGCCCTTAAATCGCTCTCAAAGGTAGGAGACAATTGCATTAGGCTAATCTCTATAGTTACACCATTGTTACACTGATGCACCATTGTTGTGTAACAATGGTACAATCATGACAATGACAATTGTTACTCATTATTGATAAATGCATGTTAAAGCATTCAGGCTGCAGAGACCGTTTATGATGAGCCTTATCTAAATATTAGATTTTCTCCTGTGCATTGTTTTAAGTGAACATCGCTAGAGTTCTCTTTTGATGTTCGTTATCTTGTGAGCAGGGACACATCCCCTTATCACCCCTCACGCTGCGTACTCATCCTCAGGCTCTGTCTAAACAGTCTGGGATGGGCCCTGTCTCAATCTTCTTAAATCACCTCATTATTTCGCCACCTTTCCTCCATACACTGATCAGGAAAGAAAGACTGGGGAAAGGTAATGTAGGATTTCATGGGTTGCACCTCTGTCACTTGGTCGTATCGTTGCCATTGTTATCGACTTTCTACAGATGCCGCAGCATATTGATGTCTGACAGATGGTTGTTTTTCTGAACGGGGGCTAATGACTTTTTCGTCAAATTTAAAATGAACGTTCCGAACAGTATTGTGACAAAATGTGCAACCCATGAATAAGGAGGGTACCTATTGGTTGGATCCTTGCGTTCACTGGTCCAgttctctttaaaaaaaaaaaagcagtgtTGAGGAAAAGAAGACAATTGTTGACATGCAGCCTTGCTGAAAACCTGTCTCATTCCTTCAGTCCCTACTCTCTACTGTATTAAAGGTCTAGAGACCTCTAGGccataactgactgactggccacTAGCTGCCTCGTCAACCATGAGTAATGAGTTTATCAGGCATGAATAAGGGGTTTAGGGGCATggggtcacagacagacacagaccagGGAAAAACAACGCTAGCCAGAgaaacagaccagctagagttgGGAGTTGTTGAATTGCATTAGCTCTGTTTGGCCCCAGTAGGTTCTACTCAACGTTGAGGGGTAACTAATCACATAGGTTTGTCTTATCAGATCAGAGATGGCACAAAGCAAACCACTGTTATTTAACTCTGCTTTCAGAATGTATTATACTTATGCCTAAGGTCATGTGTGGAGCTTAAACGTGTATTGTAGACACGGGCGGTATATCAACAGTTAGGGGGAGCACTGGGGCAAAACAGGCATAGCCTCGAGTTAAAGCAAAAGTCATATCCTCTCTGATCCAAGGGCTGCCTAGGGGGAAACAATCACTTACTGTTCTCCTGACTTGACTGTTGGTTTTGATTTGTAGAAATATCGCTTGGAAGTTGGCACTCAGGCTATGGACCACCTGATTCACATACTGCAAACTGACAggtatgttttgtgtgtgtgtttttatgatTAAGAGCTTTATACTAATCCCTTGCCCTCCGCTGCTCTTTAGCACATTGTAAAAGTGTGGTGGGGTGATTTTAAGGCGAGCATTTTGCATGGTGCTCGGTCGTTGCTAAGAGTACTTAATATTTCAGGGACTTAGGGGATTAAAGCAGTGCTTGTTGTGTTGATATCCTACCCCTCCCATTTTCTGCAGGTCGGACTCTGAAATCCTTGGCTACGCTTTGGACACACTCTATAATATCATCTGCAACGATGAAGAGGAGGAACAAGGTGTTTAGGTGTTAAAAACCTAGTCCTCTTCCACAGAGGGTTGTGAACAGGCCCCAGAACTGTCAATAATTTAGTAATTTATCATAGAGCGGAACCTCTATTTTTAACTGCATGTTCAAAAACACGCTTCCTTTTTGGGAAAAATGCTTTTGAATGACAACAAGCAAGCCCTGTCCTAGTAACCATAGCATGTGTAATTCAGTTCAATTACTGCCAATTAATTGGACTTCAAATCAAAATGGACCCTGTCGTCCTCTTCCATACTtgccccatttctctttctctcaatgtTAATTGCTAGATATGTAAAGAttgtcatctctctcttctcttccatgTTATAACTCTACAGACGAATCTGAAGGTAAAACTCTTGTTTGTGCATGACGTCCCCCCCTAACCACTAGCGACGCTTCTTGTAAATGATATGCATCGTTCTTCTCCGCGGGTTGTTTTGATTTCTAGCTCTCCTGTGGTGCACAGTAGGTTGTTAGTCTGAAATGCAGTGCTTTGGCAGAACCCATTAACAAACACTAGGGATATATTTATGTATTGTGTACGAGTCGAATCGTCTGACTTGGATGGGGCTTCAATCTCTTGCACTCCCCCCTTCTTACAGACATGGCGGCCGCACCCCCTATCCCTGTCTCAGGGAAGCATAAGAACGTGCCTGTGTCTGGTCAGTACTAGCACTGTAGACTAACTAGCCCTCACGGTGTGGTGACTCTTACTAGTCAACTGAACTAACCTCACTAAAATGTGTTGGACTGTGAAGTATGGTTTAATATAGTAATGACTGGGTGGTAATTACATGTCACTAATACCACTCCTACCTcagcctctctcctgtcctgcaGTGTTTCTCTTCCCATTGCTCTTCTTGTTTTCCTCACAATTAGCATATCTAGTCAAACGCAAATCGCTCTGCACAGGATGTTGGGACGAAGAAGTTTTGATTCCAAAAGAAGAATGTTAGATTCCAAAAGCATCCTCTTCCTCACAGTTGTACATTTTAAACCATGTTCACTGTGGTGAGGTTATTCTAGTATTACAGAACATCTCATCTGGTTGTTCTTGATGTGAAGTATTATATTTAGTCTAGAACCCTAGATAATTGAGTGTGTTTTCTATAATACGATGCTCCAGTACTTTTGTGTGCTTTTAGACTGGATGTGAACCAATTCACCGTGCCCTACCACCTCCCCTTTCGCTAActcctctccccctacctccctctgGTGCTAGCCTGCCTCAACCCCCGACCATCAACACCCGTCTCCCAATtgccccctccatctctccccctgtctgtctttctctgaaGCCTGTTCATGAGTTGTATAAggacctggagtttttcctgccAGGTTGCATGGTCAGGAGGACAAACTCCTGGTCCTATTCATGAGGGTCAGTCTGAACTAGGTACTGCACAGATTCACAAATCATTACTTAATAAAGATCAATTAATACTCAGGCTCAAGTGATTTATAGATCAAAACATCGGTATAGTGCCTAGGTGAGATTGATCTCTGTGAACAAGCATTATTCTATGACTGCCTCCAGCCTTGCCTATGTATAGTAGCCATGTCTCGGGGCAACTACCTGCCTAACATGGCACACCGAGGTCTTTAAACCTTGTGACCTTTGACCTTTTCAGATGAGAACGCCCAGAAGCATGAGGAAGACCTGGGAGTCCTGTTCACTGACAAGTTCCTCGGCGACTCTGAGAGCGTGACACTTCTACTGACTCTGTTAGAGGTAAACAGACCAGAGACCCAAACATCTACTTTGTGTCTTTTATGAAAGCTAGTAGTCTCTAACCCATGTTCTCAGTGTTAACTAGACCTGGAGACCCATTGTGCGTGGTGGTTTTCAGACCAGCTGGTTTCACATTTAAGAATATAAGCATAAGCCTAAAATCTGCACTGCTTATATACAGGATTACAAGGGTGTGGGTGATTTCCCACCATGCCTGTGACACTGACTCCCTGCCTGTGACACTGACTCCCTGCCTGTGACACTGACTCCCTGCCTGTGACACTGACTCCCTGCCTGTGACactgactccctgcctgtttcaggAGTTTGACTTCCACGTGCGGTGgccaggagtgaagctgctcacCGCTCTGTTGAAGAACCAGTGTAACCAGGTCCAGGGCGTCATCCTGGTCAGCCCTATGGGTGAGTCCTCTAACAAATGACCTGGAATCAGCTGCTGCTGAATTGTCTGACATCAGCCCACACCAACAACTGACCCAAAATCAGCTGTTGTGATTTGATTTATCCTCTCaacatttttttctctcactggTGAAGTAGTATGACAAGAAGTGTTAGTCTTGTCTATTTTCTTCCCTAGAGCATATGACTACTAATGGTCAAGTATGCTAATTAGAGTATTTTCTGACTGATTTGCCTGGCTGGTCTCTGAGTTGTATGTTGTTAatggtctgtctctctcccctgcaGGTGTTTCTAGACTGATGGACCTATTAGCTGACTCCAGAGAAGTCATCCGTAATGATGTGAGTACTACTCCTGCTGACTGCTGCTTCAGATGGTCTTTCGTAGTAAGACCGTAAAGCCACAGGAACAAGCTACAGTCTGCTAGCTTATCTTTCTGCCGAGACAAGACATTgggccggtttcccagacacagatgaagtcTTCGACTAAAAAAGCGCGTCTTGTTTCTGGGAAACCGTTCCCAAAATCATACTAGCTGGTCTTATACCTGGGCTtgttgtttctgtttctctggaTATATGATCACTACATCAGAGCTACTTTGATCGTATTCCCTCAGGGTCTGCTGTTGCTGCAGCAGCTGACCAAAGGCAACGCGGCCATCCAGAAGATCGTGGCGTTTGAGAACGCTTTCGAGCGTCTCCTAGATATCATAACAGAGGAGGGCAGCAGTGATGGAGGTAAAGTCGAATGGAGGAGTAGTGCCATATATATACACTCAAGCTAATTGGCAATCAATGAATCAATTTCTTaataaattacatttgatttgattttaaaattACATATTTCAGTTCACTCACACTGGCCAACATCCACCCTCCATCCTTGCACTCTAGAAAATTCGCAATGAATCTATTTCTTAATAAATACAATTTTATGTGGTAGAAAAATCTAAAATGTTCACATTTCTTGACAAAAATCCATCCTCCATCTTGTCTCTGTCCAGGTATCGTAGTGGAGGACTGTCTCCTGCTGCTCGTCAACCTGCTGAAGAACAACAGCTCCAACCAGAACTTCTTCAAGGAGGGCTCCTACATCCAGAGGATGAAGCCCTGGTTCGAGGTGGGAGACGACAACTCTGGCTGGTCCGCGCAGAAGGTCACCAACCTCCACCTCATGCTGCAGGTAGGacgcaccacaccacaccacagtcCTGATGAGACGTTTAATTCAGGGAGAATGGGAGTTTTGAGCCCTGAGCAGTTGACAGAGCAGTGTGATGGTCTGTTATGCTCAACTATTAGGGTCTGTGCAGTTCACTGTGTGACGCATGGCCAGGATTCGGGGCGGTTGTGGTGTAGAGTATGTTGACCGTAGCACTgtatctcatctctccatctcttttctgGGCCAGTTGGTGCGAGTCATGGTCTCCCCGGTCAACTCTCCTGGAGCCACCAGTAGTTGTCAGAAGTCAATGTACCAGTGTGGCCTGCTGCAGCAGCTCTGCACCATCCTCATGGCCACTGGCGTGCCTGCTGACATACTCACTGAGGTAACGTAGAAGACTGGAGTGGCCCAAAAAGGCTTTTCTTTCTTTATACTTATTGTGTTAGATCAGTGATTACTGTTGTTCATACAGATGCGTGCTTTGTGTTTGTACCactgtcactctttctttctcctctcagACCATCAACACTGTATCGGAGGTGATCCGCGGCTCACAGATCAACCAGGACTACTTTGCATCTGTCAACGCTCCCTCCAACCCCCCAAGGTGACTTCCCCCAGACAGAGGACTGTAATCATTTATAGCACAGCCACCGAGTGAAGGTCATCTCTAAAAACCCTTATCCCCTGATTCCAGACCTGCCATAGTGGTGCTGCTGATGTCCATGGTCAACGAGAGGCAGCCGTTCGTGCTGCGCTGTGCCGTTCTCTACTGCTTCCAGTGTTTTCTCTACAAGAACCAGAAGGGCCAGGGGGAGATCGTAGCCACCCTACTGCCCTCCACCATCGACGGTCAGTTCAGTTACACTGAACCTCCATACTGAATGTGTTGTTATTACAAAGCTATGACCACACTGTACAGCTGTAGATGGCATATAATTAAATGTTACTTatgactaatatactgtaggttatttgCTTATTATTTTCTAGTGGAAAGATCTAGTGGAACGTTGGCAAAAATAATCTACATATCTATTGCTTTATTCCCCCTTCCTccggctctctccctccccagccaACTCTATCTCGGCGGGCCAGCTGCTGTGCGGGGGCCTGTTCTCGGCTGACTCCCTCTCTAACTGGTGTGCTGCAGTGGCCCTGGCCCACGCCCTGCAGGACAACCTGACCCAGAAAGAGCAGCTCCTCCGGGTGCAGCTGGCCACCAGCCTGGGCAAGCCCCCCGTTTCCCTGCTGCAGCAGTGCACCAACATCCTCTCACAGGTacaccacacagacagatagacaggctaaCATGCTACGTGGGGGGAGCGGTCAGACTGGGTTAGCACCATAGCGGGAGAGTTGTAGATGTAGCTTAAATATTAGTTTGATAACTAAAAGTGCCATTTTGAAAGTCTTATTAGTGAAACATAAGCAACAGAGAGGGTGGTTTGAAATGCGTCTCTGTCTGGTTTgaaatgtgtctctgtctggtttgAAAGGTGTCTCTGTCTGGTTTGAAAGGTGACTCGGTATGGGTTGAAAGTATTGCCTTAGATTCAAATAGTTGATAATTTGTCACTCCAGGTTTTCAGGTCACCTTTGTCATGGGAtggctcccaaatggcaccctattccctttacagtacaCTACCTTTGAATAGGCTGTCATTTGGGGTCCGACCACAGTAGTGGGGAGTGGTTCTCAGACAGTCAACCTGTTGCTTGTGTGTGAAGTTGCCAAGTGTCACGAAAGGTTGTTGTGGTTTTGCAGGGGGATAAGATCAACCGGAGGGTGAGTATCTGGGGTGTGGGCAGCACCTGTCTGTCATGGTTTGGCTTTGGCATCAGCAGGATCCTCCTATATGTTCCTTACGTTGGGGGTTACGTTTTGGCTtccctgttttgtttttgtgccTCCAGCCCTCTGTGTTTGCCTATCTCACCCGTGTTTGTCGAGTTCTATACTGGTACTGACCCTTCCCCCCCAACTCTCATAATCCCATGCTTTGACCCTTGACCCCCTTGCTGTGTCCGTTCTATGGGGACTGTCCTGGAAGGATGCAGCAACCACTGCGGAactctgtctgttcctctattGATCTGTTGTGAGAGGGGTTACGGGCATTATTTTCACCACTGCTGTTTCTCCTCCTGTACTCTAGGTGGCAGGACTATCCGTTATAAAACTTACCGTTTCACCCGGGGCCAAAGATTCTCCAATTAACTATTGTGATCGT
This genomic interval from Salvelinus alpinus chromosome 6, SLU_Salpinus.1, whole genome shotgun sequence contains the following:
- the uso1 gene encoding general vesicular transport factor p115 isoform X6, translated to MTMNFFRGVMGGQPAGPQPTGAETIHKLCDRVASSTLLEDRRDAVRALKSLSKKYRLEVGTQAMDHLIHILQTDRSDSEILGYALDTLYNIICNDEEEEQDESEDENAQKHEEDLGVLFTDKFLGDSESVTLLLTLLEEFDFHVRWPGVKLLTALLKNQCNQVQGVILVSPMGVSRLMDLLADSREVIRNDGLLLLQQLTKGNAAIQKIVAFENAFERLLDIITEEGSSDGGIVVEDCLLLLVNLLKNNSSNQNFFKEGSYIQRMKPWFEVGDDNSGWSAQKVTNLHLMLQLVRVMVSPVNSPGATSSCQKSMYQCGLLQQLCTILMATGVPADILTETINTVSEVIRGSQINQDYFASVNAPSNPPRPAIVVLLMSMVNERQPFVLRCAVLYCFQCFLYKNQKGQGEIVATLLPSTIDANSISAGQLLCGGLFSADSLSNWCAAVALAHALQDNLTQKEQLLRVQLATSLGKPPVSLLQQCTNILSQGDKINRRAKSEKGSKVQTRVGLLMLLCTWISNCPIAVTHFLHNQENVPFLTGQISENLGEDERLVQGLCALLLGICIYYNDNSLENYTKEKLKQLIEKRIGKENFVEKLGFVTKHELYSRAAQKPQPVFPSPEQMLFDHEFTKLVKELEGVITKAVHKTSEEEKKEEEVKKTLEQHDSIVIQYKDLIRDQDTQIQELREQVSTLSLNSEQMQNQVTQQQSQIQQHKDQYNILKLKLGKDSQGLSSSQGEGAHVNGLHTEELGQLREEVEELRRQHTLQHTQLSDKDSLINTLRCGAAAAAQTAEGGAGGFDNTELLGEVESLRSRVQAQCAEINQLQTERLELIRRAEAVSSAPASSSESSADTVKVSELESRLAAQTTETERLKEECRGLREGHAGLEQQLASAQSTVAIEQTEKTKLQQEVQESKKEQDDLLMLLADQDQKILNLKQRLRDLGETIDEDEDDLDARDQFGEDDDDDEEEDEENND
- the uso1 gene encoding general vesicular transport factor p115 isoform X8; its protein translation is MTMNFFRGVMGGQPAGPQPTGAETIHKLCDRVASSTLLEDRRDAVRALKSLSKKYRLEVGTQAMDHLIHILQTDRSDSEILGYALDTLYNIICNDEEEEQDESEDENAQKHEEDLGVLFTDKFLGDSESVTLLLTLLEEFDFHVRWPGVKLLTALLKNQCNQVQGVILVSPMGVSRLMDLLADSREVIRNDGLLLLQQLTKGNAAIQKIVAFENAFERLLDIITEEGSSDGGIVVEDCLLLLVNLLKNNSSNQNFFKEGSYIQRMKPWFEVGDDNSGWSAQKVTNLHLMLQLVRVMVSPVNSPGATSSCQKSMYQCGLLQQLCTILMATGVPADILTETINTVSEVIRGSQINQDYFASVNAPSNPPRPAIVVLLMSMVNERQPFVLRCAVLYCFQCFLYKNQKGQGEIVATLLPSTIDANSISAGQLLCGGLFSADSLSNWCAAVALAHALQDNLTQKEQLLRVQLATSLGKPPVSLLQQCTNILSQGDKINRRGSKVQTRVGLLMLLCTWISNCPIAVTHFLHNQENVPFLTGQISENLGEDERLVQGLCALLLGICIYYNDNSLENYTKEKLKQLIEKRIGKENFVEKLGFVTKHELYSRAAQKPQPVFPSPEQMLFDHEFTKLVKELEGVITKAVHKTSEEEKKEEEVKKTLEQHDSIVIQYKDLIRDQDTQIQELREQVSTLSLNSEQMQNQVTQQQSQIQQHKDQYNILKLKLGKDSQGLSSSQGEGAHVNGLHTEELGQLREEVEELRRQHTLQHTQLSDKDSLINTLRCGAAAAAQTAEGGAGGFDNTELLGEVESLRSRVQAQCAEINQLQTERLELIRRAEAVSSAPASSSESSADTVKVSELESRLAAQTTETERLKEECRGLREGHAGLEQQLASAQSTVAIEQTEKTKLQQEVQESKKEQDDLLMLLADQDQKILNLKQRLRDLGETIDEDEDDLDARDQFGEDDDDDEEEDEENND
- the uso1 gene encoding general vesicular transport factor p115 isoform X7, yielding MTMNFFRGVMGGQPAGPQPTGAETIHKLCDRVASSTLLEDRRDAVRALKSLSKKYRLEVGTQAMDHLIHILQTDRSDSEILGYALDTLYNIICNDEEEEQDENAQKHEEDLGVLFTDKFLGDSESVTLLLTLLEEFDFHVRWPGVKLLTALLKNQCNQVQGVILVSPMGVSRLMDLLADSREVIRNDGLLLLQQLTKGNAAIQKIVAFENAFERLLDIITEEGSSDGGIVVEDCLLLLVNLLKNNSSNQNFFKEGSYIQRMKPWFEVGDDNSGWSAQKVTNLHLMLQLVRVMVSPVNSPGATSSCQKSMYQCGLLQQLCTILMATGVPADILTETINTVSEVIRGSQINQDYFASVNAPSNPPRPAIVVLLMSMVNERQPFVLRCAVLYCFQCFLYKNQKGQGEIVATLLPSTIDANSISAGQLLCGGLFSADSLSNWCAAVALAHALQDNLTQKEQLLRVQLATSLGKPPVSLLQQCTNILSQGDKINRRAKSEKGSKVQTRVGLLMLLCTWISNCPIAVTHFLHNQENVPFLTGQISENLGEDERLVQGLCALLLGICIYYNDNSLENYTKEKLKQLIEKRIGKENFVEKLGFVTKHELYSRAAQKPQPVFPSPEQMLFDHEFTKLVKELEGVITKAVHKTSEEEKKEEEVKKTLEQHDSIVIQYKDLIRDQDTQIQELREQVSTLSLNSEQMQNQVTQQQSQIQQHKDQYNILKLKLGKDSQGLSSSQGEGAHVNGLHTEELGQLREEVEELRRQHTLQHTQLSDKDSLINTLRCGAAAAAQTAEGGAGGFDNTELLGEVESLRSRVQAQCAEINQLQTERLELIRRAEAVSSAPASSSESSADTVKVSELESRLAAQTTETERLKEECRGLREGHAGLEQQLASAQSTVAIEQTEKTKLQQEVQESKKEQDDLLMLLADQDQKILNLKQRLRDLGETIDEDEDDLDARDQFGEDDDDDEEEDEENND
- the uso1 gene encoding general vesicular transport factor p115 isoform X2, translating into MTMNFFRGVMGGQPAGPQPTGAETIHKLCDRVASSTLLEDRRDAVRALKSLSKKYRLEVGTQAMDHLIHILQTDRSDSEILGYALDTLYNIICNDEEEEQDMAAAPPIPVSGKHKNVPVSDENAQKHEEDLGVLFTDKFLGDSESVTLLLTLLEEFDFHVRWPGVKLLTALLKNQCNQVQGVILVSPMGVSRLMDLLADSREVIRNDGLLLLQQLTKGNAAIQKIVAFENAFERLLDIITEEGSSDGGIVVEDCLLLLVNLLKNNSSNQNFFKEGSYIQRMKPWFEVGDDNSGWSAQKVTNLHLMLQLVRVMVSPVNSPGATSSCQKSMYQCGLLQQLCTILMATGVPADILTETINTVSEVIRGSQINQDYFASVNAPSNPPRPAIVVLLMSMVNERQPFVLRCAVLYCFQCFLYKNQKGQGEIVATLLPSTIDANSISAGQLLCGGLFSADSLSNWCAAVALAHALQDNLTQKEQLLRVQLATSLGKPPVSLLQQCTNILSQGDKINRRAKSEKGSKVQTRVGLLMLLCTWISNCPIAVTHFLHNQENVPFLTGQISENLGEDERLVQGLCALLLGICIYYNDNSLENYTKEKLKQLIEKRIGKENFVEKLGFVTKHELYSRAAQKPQPVFPSPEQMLFDHEFTKLVKELEGVITKAVHKTSEEEKKEEEVKKTLEQHDSIVIQYKDLIRDQDTQIQELREQVSTLSLNSEQMQNQVTQQQSQIQQHKDQYNILKLKLGKDSQGLSSSQGEGAHVNGLHTEELGQLREEVEELRRQHTLQHTQLSDKDSLINTLRCGAAAAAQTAEGGAGGFDNTELLGEVESLRSRVQAQCAEINQLQTERLELIRRAEAVSSAPASSSESSADTVKVSELESRLAAQTTETERLKEECRGLREGHAGLEQQLASAQSTVAIEQTEKTKLQQEVQESKKEQDDLLMLLADQDQKILNLKQRLRDLGETIDEDEDDLDARDQFGEDDDDDEEEDEENND